The sequence GGCTGTCGGCGCGCGGGGCGTCGGCCGCCAGTACGGGGTCGGTGTGCAGCCAGTCGTGCATGGGGCCGGCGATGGTGGAGCCGGCGGCGAGCGCGGCGCCCGCGCTCACCAAGCCGCGTCGGTTGAGCATGAGGTCCATTCCCGTGAATTCGGTGAGGACCGCTGCCGTCCGTTCGGGCGCCCACGGGAGCTGGTCGGGATTGTCCTGCGTCCCGGCCTCTCGCCGTTTCCCCACACGCCCGCGCCGGCCGAACCCGAGGTCCTCGATGGTCACGACACGGCCGAGTCGCTCGGTGAACAGAGCCGCCAGCACCTTGGGCACGGGATCGCGGGGGGACTCCCCCATGTCGATCCAGCGCCTCACGCGCGAGGTGTCGGTGGCCAGTTGGGGGTGGCCCATGGCCGCCGCCTTCCGGTTCACCATTCTCGCGAGTTCGCCCTTGGACCAGCCGGCAAGGCCGAACAGGTCCGACAGGCGGGTGTTGGGTTCTCCGGTCACGTCAAGCCCCCAGGTTCTCGGCTGTGTTGACAGTAACCCCGTGTCAGATGCCTTGCGACTATTCGCCAGGGTTCGCCAGGGTGCGCTATGTCGAGAGACACCCTCGCGCCGGTGTCAGGTAGGAAAGCGCAACCCCGCCCGGCAGCCCTAGGGACTCCCCAGGGTGCCGAAGGGCCGCCGGCCGGGGTGGCGCACGCAACTTGTCGGCGCACGAAGGGATCTGTCTCGCCCATGTACACAGCATCGTCCTCCGTGTCCGCCCCGCCCCGGCCGCTGCGTCCGATCCAGGCGGGCGGCGGGCCGTACCTCGACCCGCGCGCAGGTGTCCCGGCCCCCGGCCTCGGGCGGCCCCGGCGCCCGGCGGGACCGGGTGTCCCCTCGCTGGGCGGACGGCTCGACCTGTCGGGCCCGCAGGGCGCCCAGTTGAGGATGGTGATCGCGTCCGTGCACCGGATCTGCCCGGAGTTCAATCCGGTGCAGGTGCTGCGGCGCAGCGGGCGTTCGGTCCTGCTCGTCGGTTCGACGGGGCGCGCGACAGCGGTCGCGAAGTGCTTACTGGACCACTCCCCCGCGTGGTCGGAGCGGTTCCGGCACGAAATAGCTGCATACCGGGCGTTCGTCCGGCACCGTCCGCCGGTCCGGGCGCCCCGGCTCATCGCCGCCGATCCGGAGAACTGCACGCTGGTCATCGAGCGGATGCCCGGACGGGTGGCGGCCCTGACGCGCCACCCGTCCGAGGCCCCGCCCCGCGCGGACCTGCGGGCGGTGCTCGGCGCGGTCGCCCGGGTGAACGCCTGGCGTCCGCCGGCGGGTCTGTTCGAGGCCCCGCTGGACTACGCGGCGCGGATCGCCCGCTACCACGAGCTGGGTCTCTTCACCGACCGGGACCTGGGCGACCTGCAGAAGCTGCTGCACGGGCTGGCCCACTCCGGCGGACGGCACAGCATGGGGCAGTTCTGTCACGGGGACGCGCTGCTCTCCAACATCCTGCTGTCCCCCACCGGTCCGGTGCTGGTGGACTGGGAGCACGCGGGCTGGTACCTGCCGGGCTACGACCTGGCGACGCTGTGGACCGTGCTGGGTGACGCCCCGGTGGCGCGGCGCGATATCAGCAAGCTGGCCCAGGTGAACGGACCGGCCGCGCGGGACGCGTTCCTGGTGAATCTGATGCTCGTGCTCACACGGGAGATCCGCAGGTACGAGACGGCCGTGCAGCGTGCCATGCGGGACACGGGAACCACGCGGGCGGGGCAGGACCGTCCGGGCGCGCTCGCCCCCGGCGAGGAGCAGCGACTGCTGCTGCGCCGGCTGCACGACGACTGCGCGATGGCCCGGAACGCCGTGCGGGCGGCGGTCGGCACGCGCTGACCGGCCGGGCCCACGGGGCGCGCCGCGGGCCCGGTGCCGACACACCGGGCCCGCGGCGCGCTGTGGTGCTTCCCCCGGCCCCGTTCCCGTTCCCCCGCTTCAGCGGGCGCGGACGATGTCCACGTCGGACGCCTTGACGAAGGCCACGCGGTGGCCGATCTGGACGGTCACGTACTTCTCCTTGCCCTTGAAGTACGCGTGGTCCAGCGGGAAGGAGGCGTCGATCGTCGGCGCGTAGAAGAAGCCGGTGGGCGCCTCGCCGCCGCCGGGGTAGGACTGGCCGGCCTTGATCGTGTACTGGAGCGGTGTGCCGACCCGCTGGTCCGCGAAGTCCGCCGGGTATTCGGACTTCTCCGGGTACGCCACTCCGTACACCGGCACCTCCGCCTTGCCGGCCTTCGGGCGGACGACGTAGCCGGAGGTGGGGACGGTGGTGCGGGTGTGGGCGGGTGTGCGGAACCACGCCTTCTCGCCGTACCACCAGATCGCCGTCCAGCCGGGGGCGCGGCCGGCCACGACGGCCTGCTGGGTGGCGCTGATCTTGCTGCCCCAGTCGGCGGCGCAGTTGGTGCCGGGCGAGCCGTCCGTGTGGATGCCGGGGTCGGAGAAGAGGGGCGCGTCGTCGGAGGGAGCGGTGTGCAGCGGGACGGCGCTGGAGCCCTGGACGGGCAGGTCGACGTTCTTCTCGCAGTCGCGGAACGCCTGCTTGTTGTCCTTGAACCGGGGGCTGACGGTGACGAGTTGGCTGCCCGGGAGGGCGGTCGGCACGGTGGGCCTGCCGAGCAGCGTCATGAAGTAGTTCCAGTCCCAGTAGGTGCCCGGGTCCCAGTGCATGTTCTTGGTGCCGGCGGCGCTGGTGGGCGGGACGCCGTCGTGGCCGATGATGTGCTGGCGGTCGAGCGGGATGTCGTACTTGGCGGCGAGGTAGCGCACGAGGGCCGCGGTCGAGCGGTACATCTCGGGGGTGTACCACTGGGCGCCTTCGACGGCGACGCCTTCCTGCTCGATGCCGATGGAGTGGCTGTTGACGTACCAGTTGCCGGCCTGCCAGGCGACGTCCTTGTTCTTGACCATCTGGGTGACGTGTCCGTCGGCGGACCGTACGACGTAGTGGGCCGAGGTCTGTTTCAGCGGGTTCTGGAAGATCTTCAGCGTGGTGTCGAAGTCCTCCTCGGTGTCGTGCAGCACGATGAACTTGATCTTGTTGGTGTTCGGCCGGTCGGCGGTGTCGTAGTTGCCGTACGTCTCCTTGTCGGCCGGGTCGCCGGTCTGCTGGTAGGCCGCCGGGACCCAGTCGCAGGCGAGACCGCGCGGGCACTCGGGCCGGACCGCGTCGGCACCGGCCTGGGCGGCCGGGCTGAGCAGTGCGAGGCTCAGCGCTCCGGCGGTGGTGAAGGCGAGTGCGAGCCTGGTCCTCTGCTTGGACGTCATGACAACCCTTCGTAGAGCCGGGTGGAGCCGTTGCGGACGTGCGCGCACACTCTGTGACCTCAGATGAAGGGGCGTCAAGAGTGCTGGGCGAGCAGCGCGTTGAGCCACTGGACCAGACCACTGACAGGGGCTGTGACCTGCGAAGGGCGGCGAACCGCGAGGCTCTGGCGATGACCCGTTACCAGGGTTTTACGAGGACGGACCGGCCCGGTGTCCCTCGAACGGGCGCTCTGCGGTGTGACTAATGGCGGGGGTGCGTGCCCCGAACGGCCCAAGGGTAGGGCTCGCGCCGACAGGACCGATACGCGTGGCACTCACGCGGTGGCTCTCGGAAAGGCCGGACGCACATGGCTCAGCCGTTCACCCTGCCGGACTTCTATGTTCCGTATCCGGCGCGTCTCAACCCCCATGTGGAGGAGGCCCGGCAGCACACGAAGACGTGGGCGCGGGCCATGGGGATGCTGGAGGGGTCCGGTATCTGGGAGGAGAAGGACCTCGACGCCCACGACTACGCGCTGCTGTGCGCGTACACCCATCCCGACTGCCCGGCCGAGGCGCTGTCGCTCGTCACCGACTGGTATGTGTGGGTCTTCTTCTTCGACGACCACTTCCTGGAGCTGTTCAAGAGGACGCCGGACCGCGAGGGCGGGAAGCGGTATCTGGACCGGCTGCCGGCGTTCATGCCGATGGAGCGCGGTGCACCGGTGCCGGAGCCGGAGAACCCGGTGGAGGCGGGTCTCGCGGACCTGTGGGCGCGTACGGTGCCCGCGATGTCGGACGCCTGGCGGGTGCGGTTCGCGGAGTCGACGAGGAACCTCCTCAACGAGTCGCTGTGGGAGCTCGCCAACATCAACGAGGGCCGCATCGCGAACCCCGTCGAGTACATCGAGATGCGCCGCAAGGTGGGCGGGGCCCCCTGGTCGGCCGGCCTGGTGGAGTACGCGGCGGGGGCCGAGGTACCGGAGTCGGTGGCCGGTGAACGGGCGCTGCGGGTGCTGCGCGACGCGTTCTCGGACGGGGTCCATCTGCGCAACGACCTCTTCTCGTACCAGCGCGAGGTGGAGGACGAGGGCGAGAACAGCAACGGGGTGCTGGTTCTTGAGCGTTTCCTCGGCTGCTCGACGCAGGAGGCGGCCGAGGCGGTGAACGACCTGCTGACGTCCAGGCTCCAGCAGTTCGAGAACACGGCCCTGACCGAAGTGGGGCCGCTCTGCGCGGCGAAGGGCCTGGACGCGGCGCAGACGGCGGCGGTCGGGGCCTATGTGAAGGGGCTGCAGGACTGGCAGTCCGGCGGCCACGAGTGGCACATGCGCTCCAGCCGCTACATGAACGACGGCGGGGCCGGCGAGGCCGAGCCGGGCTTCGGGATGTCCGCCGCGTCGATCCGCTTCACCAGGCGCTCGGAGTCGGCCCGGCTGCGCAGCCACAGCCACGCGCTCTTCCAGCACGTGGGCCCGTCCCTGCTGCCCGACTTCGACCTGCCGTTCGGCACGACGCTCAGCCCGCATCTGGAGGGAGCCCGGGAGCGGCTGGTGGTGTGGGCCGGCCGGATGGGCATCCTGGGGCCGCAGCCGGGGGTGCCGGGTTCGCACATCTGGGACGAGGAGCGTCTGCGGGCGATCGATCTGCCGTTGTGCGCCGCCGGTATC is a genomic window of Streptomyces sp. NBC_00708 containing:
- a CDS encoding aminoglycoside phosphotransferase family protein, with product MYTASSSVSAPPRPLRPIQAGGGPYLDPRAGVPAPGLGRPRRPAGPGVPSLGGRLDLSGPQGAQLRMVIASVHRICPEFNPVQVLRRSGRSVLLVGSTGRATAVAKCLLDHSPAWSERFRHEIAAYRAFVRHRPPVRAPRLIAADPENCTLVIERMPGRVAALTRHPSEAPPRADLRAVLGAVARVNAWRPPAGLFEAPLDYAARIARYHELGLFTDRDLGDLQKLLHGLAHSGGRHSMGQFCHGDALLSNILLSPTGPVLVDWEHAGWYLPGYDLATLWTVLGDAPVARRDISKLAQVNGPAARDAFLVNLMLVLTREIRRYETAVQRAMRDTGTTRAGQDRPGALAPGEEQRLLLRRLHDDCAMARNAVRAAVGTR
- a CDS encoding N-acetylmuramoyl-L-alanine amidase; protein product: MTSKQRTRLALAFTTAGALSLALLSPAAQAGADAVRPECPRGLACDWVPAAYQQTGDPADKETYGNYDTADRPNTNKIKFIVLHDTEEDFDTTLKIFQNPLKQTSAHYVVRSADGHVTQMVKNKDVAWQAGNWYVNSHSIGIEQEGVAVEGAQWYTPEMYRSTAALVRYLAAKYDIPLDRQHIIGHDGVPPTSAAGTKNMHWDPGTYWDWNYFMTLLGRPTVPTALPGSQLVTVSPRFKDNKQAFRDCEKNVDLPVQGSSAVPLHTAPSDDAPLFSDPGIHTDGSPGTNCAADWGSKISATQQAVVAGRAPGWTAIWWYGEKAWFRTPAHTRTTVPTSGYVVRPKAGKAEVPVYGVAYPEKSEYPADFADQRVGTPLQYTIKAGQSYPGGGEAPTGFFYAPTIDASFPLDHAYFKGKEKYVTVQIGHRVAFVKASDVDIVRAR
- a CDS encoding germacradienol/geosmin synthase, producing the protein MAQPFTLPDFYVPYPARLNPHVEEARQHTKTWARAMGMLEGSGIWEEKDLDAHDYALLCAYTHPDCPAEALSLVTDWYVWVFFFDDHFLELFKRTPDREGGKRYLDRLPAFMPMERGAPVPEPENPVEAGLADLWARTVPAMSDAWRVRFAESTRNLLNESLWELANINEGRIANPVEYIEMRRKVGGAPWSAGLVEYAAGAEVPESVAGERALRVLRDAFSDGVHLRNDLFSYQREVEDEGENSNGVLVLERFLGCSTQEAAEAVNDLLTSRLQQFENTALTEVGPLCAAKGLDAAQTAAVGAYVKGLQDWQSGGHEWHMRSSRYMNDGGAGEAEPGFGMSAASIRFTRRSESARLRSHSHALFQHVGPSLLPDFDLPFGTTLSPHLEGARERLVVWAGRMGILGPQPGVPGSHIWDEERLRAIDLPLCAAGIHPDATPDGLDLSSGWLAWGTYGDDWFPVVHGRSRDLAGARLANERLSLFMPLDGSPVPEPVNALERGLGDLWERTAGPMDDAGRRAFRTSVEDMTASWLWELANQAQHRIPDPVDYVEMRRMTFGSDLTMSLCRIGHGRKVPPEIYESGPLRSLENAAADYAALLNDLFSYQKEIEYEGEVHNGVLVVQNFFGVDYPTGMAILYDLMKSRLRQFIHVAENELPVLYDDFGLEAEARETLAGYVRELEHWLAGILIWHRGCRRYREEDLRRGTGAPWHLNGPTGPGTSAARVAALFGQLSGVNV